A region of Gemmatimonadota bacterium DNA encodes the following proteins:
- a CDS encoding FKBP-type peptidyl-prolyl cis-trans isomerase — MLRTLRLPALLLAAVTACSSTDSPIRDAQVIETTTFAPALGVNLGASTKLASGMYIRDITVGTGADVVAGQNVSMRYTGTFNNGTQFDANTSGTPFSFRLGAGQVIAGWDQGIVGMKVGGVRQLIIPSALGYGRSDYGPIPGGSILVFTVTVVSVP; from the coding sequence ATGTTGCGCACCCTCCGGCTTCCGGCGCTGCTGCTCGCCGCCGTGACGGCCTGTTCCTCCACTGACTCCCCGATTCGGGATGCCCAAGTGATCGAAACCACGACCTTCGCCCCTGCGCTCGGTGTCAATCTCGGCGCGTCCACCAAGCTCGCCAGCGGGATGTACATCCGCGACATCACCGTCGGCACCGGCGCCGATGTGGTTGCCGGCCAGAACGTCTCGATGCGGTACACGGGCACGTTCAACAATGGCACGCAGTTCGATGCCAACACGAGCGGGACGCCGTTCTCGTTCCGCCTTGGTGCGGGGCAGGTGATCGCGGGATGGGATCAGGGGATTGTCGGCATGAAGGTCGGCGGCGTGCGCCAGCTGATCATTCCGTCCGCGCTCGGCTATGGCCGGTCGGATTATGGACCGATTCCCGGCGGATCGATCCTGGTGTTCACGGTGACGGTCGTCTCGGTCCCGTGA
- a CDS encoding lipo-like protein translates to MIILDGIGQRLARYLTAPRHDRVHATTASPGALALTIRPGDVLLVEGSSRIAAAIKYTTQSTWSHAALCVAAPAQGVTTAQEPSVLLEADVVDGVHLVPLAKYAALHTRICRPVGLTVEEIRRVLDFALAHVGHRYDVKHILDLARFLWPTPPVPIRYRRRLLALGSGDPTRAICSALIAEAFHGVGYPVLPTARLLPPRDPAAAADYREALHIRHHSLFTPRDFDVSPYFEIVKPTLAQGFDPHRLQLITDPPGME, encoded by the coding sequence ATGATCATCCTCGACGGCATCGGGCAACGGCTGGCGCGCTACCTCACCGCGCCACGGCACGACCGCGTGCACGCCACCACGGCGTCGCCCGGCGCGCTCGCCCTGACGATCCGCCCGGGCGATGTGCTGCTGGTCGAGGGGAGCTCGCGCATTGCCGCCGCGATCAAGTACACGACACAGTCGACCTGGTCGCACGCCGCCCTCTGCGTGGCCGCCCCGGCGCAGGGGGTCACGACCGCTCAGGAGCCGTCGGTCCTGCTCGAAGCAGATGTGGTGGATGGCGTGCACCTGGTGCCCCTGGCGAAGTATGCCGCCCTGCACACCCGCATCTGCCGACCGGTCGGGCTGACCGTCGAGGAGATTCGTCGCGTGCTGGACTTTGCGCTCGCCCACGTGGGCCATCGCTACGATGTGAAGCACATCCTCGATCTGGCGCGATTCCTCTGGCCCACGCCCCCCGTGCCGATCCGCTATCGTCGTCGCCTGCTGGCGCTTGGCAGCGGCGATCCGACGCGCGCCATCTGTTCCGCGCTGATCGCCGAGGCGTTCCACGGTGTCGGCTATCCGGTGCTGCCGACGGCGCGGCTGTTGCCGCCCCGCGACCCGGCGGCTGCGGCGGATTACCGCGAGGCGCTCCACATCCGGCACCACTCGCTCTTCACGCCTCGGGACTTCGATGTCTCGCCCTACTTCGAGATCGTCAAGCCCACACTGGCGCAGGGGTTCGATCCGCACCGGCTGCAGTTGATCACCGATCCACCCGGGATGGAGTGA
- a CDS encoding TPM domain-containing protein: MLHLALTLSLVLPQQSAEGLRQFIPPVPTPASFISDPRRVLTDSAHAALDARIRALQAGGFGDIAVAIVPDIGDYTPNDIAVAIYRDWKVGSVAPIGSVRRDVGVLILIVPKELAPNKRGQCYIAPGTGAEGIVTDAASGTICRDAIIPLLKTRDYAGALAAGIEAIAARLTNDAGLADTSSAQRVVGPMPPVGWFRWWYIPGGLAAVVAWIVAAIGMRRRRPRNCPRCGRRMHRLGESDDDAFLAQGQVVEERIKSVDYDVWECDCGEHLVLPYKALFTSYTACKQCQRRTAKAKRTVLEHATTLSTGRARDAYRCKACEATWEVLVTLPIIVASSSGSGGGGGGGGGGSSFGGSGSSSGAGGGGSY; this comes from the coding sequence GTGCTGCACCTCGCGTTGACGCTGTCGCTCGTCCTGCCTCAGCAGTCGGCCGAAGGACTCCGTCAGTTCATTCCGCCGGTGCCGACGCCGGCGTCGTTCATTTCCGATCCGCGCCGCGTGCTCACCGATTCGGCCCATGCTGCGCTCGATGCGCGGATCCGCGCCTTGCAGGCGGGCGGGTTCGGCGACATCGCCGTGGCCATCGTCCCCGACATCGGCGACTACACCCCCAACGACATCGCCGTCGCGATCTACCGGGACTGGAAGGTCGGGAGTGTTGCGCCGATCGGCTCGGTCCGGCGCGACGTCGGAGTGTTGATCCTGATCGTGCCGAAGGAGCTGGCGCCGAACAAGCGGGGCCAGTGTTACATCGCGCCCGGCACTGGCGCCGAGGGGATCGTGACCGATGCGGCGAGCGGGACGATCTGTCGCGACGCGATCATTCCGCTGCTGAAGACGCGCGACTATGCCGGTGCCCTCGCGGCGGGGATCGAGGCGATCGCCGCGCGGCTGACGAACGATGCGGGGTTGGCCGACACGAGCAGCGCCCAGCGCGTGGTCGGGCCGATGCCACCTGTGGGCTGGTTTCGGTGGTGGTACATCCCTGGCGGCCTCGCCGCGGTGGTGGCGTGGATCGTGGCGGCGATCGGGATGCGGCGTCGACGCCCGCGGAATTGCCCGCGATGCGGTCGTCGGATGCATCGCCTCGGTGAATCGGATGACGACGCCTTCCTCGCGCAGGGTCAGGTCGTGGAGGAGCGGATCAAGAGCGTCGACTACGACGTCTGGGAATGCGATTGCGGCGAGCACCTCGTGCTGCCGTACAAGGCGCTCTTCACCAGTTACACCGCGTGCAAGCAGTGTCAGCGTCGGACGGCCAAGGCGAAGCGGACGGTGCTGGAGCATGCGACGACACTGTCGACGGGTCGGGCGCGCGATGCGTACCGCTGCAAGGCGTGCGAGGCGACGTGGGAGGTGCTGGTCACCCTGCCGATCATCGTTGCCTCGAGCAGTGGGTCGGGCGGCGGCGGTGGTGGTGGCGGCGGCGGTTCGTCGTTCGGCGGGTCGGGGTCGAGCAGCGGGGCTGGGGGCGGCGGCAGCTACTGA
- a CDS encoding outer membrane beta-barrel protein, with protein MRRSVFSAALLLTGFALATAPLSAQGFVGAGLSMPSGEYGDYAKSGWVVNAGFRPYQSADKRMSIWAEGLYGSNKHDGAGDDKTNLFGGFGSVTYNLTAEASAVPYVIGSAGYLVHSYKSGINSSFDDSAGGFGFGGGAGVGIKKLYLEARYLTAKIDGGTTAFIMFTAGITF; from the coding sequence ATGCGTCGAAGTGTTTTCTCAGCTGCCTTGCTCCTGACCGGCTTCGCTCTCGCCACCGCGCCGCTTTCTGCCCAGGGCTTCGTCGGCGCCGGCCTGAGCATGCCTTCGGGTGAGTATGGCGACTACGCCAAGAGTGGCTGGGTTGTGAACGCCGGATTCCGTCCGTACCAGTCCGCCGACAAGCGGATGTCGATCTGGGCCGAGGGGCTGTACGGCTCGAACAAGCACGATGGTGCGGGTGACGACAAGACCAACCTCTTTGGCGGCTTCGGCTCGGTCACCTACAACCTGACGGCCGAGGCGAGTGCGGTACCGTACGTGATCGGCTCGGCGGGCTATCTCGTCCACTCCTACAAGTCCGGCATCAACAGCAGCTTCGACGACTCGGCCGGCGGCTTCGGCTTCGGCGGCGGCGCGGGGGTCGGCATCAAGAAGCTGTACCTGGAGGCGCGGTATCTCACGGCGAAGATCGATGGCGGGACGACGGCGTTCATCATGTTCACCGCGGGGATCACGTTCTAG
- the thiC gene encoding phosphomethylpyrimidine synthase ThiC codes for MATALIPGSSFADAFPCSEKVHLLGPDGVRVPVREITLADSPDGTPNPPLRVYDTSGPQGVDVRQGLPPIRDSWIRARTVELRPERDQALGVAMPEGLRRTVVRGTGPVTQLHYARKGEITPEMEFVALREGLPAEFVRSEVARGRAIIPANINHPEVEPMIIGRGFHVKINANIGNSAVVSSIEEEVEKLRWSTLWGADTVMDLSTGKDIHETRQWILRNSPVPIGTVPIYQALEKVGGIAEDLTWEVYRDTLIEQAEQGVDYFTVHAGVLLRYIPMTANRMTGIVSRGGSIIAKWCLAHHQESFLYTRFREICEIMQAYDVSFSLGDGLRPGSIADANDEAQFAELKTQGELTKIAWEYDVQVMNEGPGHVPMHLIKENMEKQLEWCGEAPFYTLGPLTTDIAPGYDHITSAIGAAMIGWYGTAMLCYVTPKEHLGLPNRDDVKTGVITYKIAAHAADLAKGHPSAQRRDDALSKARFEFRWRDQFHLALDPQTALAYHDETLPAEGAKVAHFCSMCGPKFCSMRISQDIRDAAKAGMAEKSAEFRAKGSEIYL; via the coding sequence ATGGCCACTGCCCTGATCCCAGGCTCGTCGTTCGCCGACGCCTTCCCCTGCTCCGAAAAGGTCCATCTCCTCGGTCCCGACGGCGTGCGCGTCCCGGTCCGCGAGATCACCCTCGCCGACTCCCCCGACGGCACCCCGAATCCGCCGCTTCGGGTCTACGACACCTCGGGGCCCCAGGGCGTCGATGTCCGCCAGGGATTGCCGCCGATCCGCGACTCGTGGATCCGCGCCCGCACCGTCGAGCTCCGCCCCGAGCGCGATCAGGCCCTCGGCGTCGCGATGCCGGAGGGACTCCGCCGCACCGTCGTCCGCGGCACCGGGCCGGTGACCCAGCTGCACTACGCGCGGAAGGGGGAGATCACCCCCGAGATGGAGTTCGTCGCCCTCCGCGAAGGCCTGCCGGCGGAGTTCGTGCGCAGCGAGGTCGCCCGCGGCCGCGCCATCATCCCGGCCAACATCAATCACCCCGAAGTCGAGCCGATGATCATCGGCCGCGGCTTCCACGTGAAGATCAACGCCAACATCGGCAACTCCGCCGTCGTCTCCTCCATCGAGGAAGAGGTCGAGAAGCTCCGCTGGTCGACGCTGTGGGGCGCCGACACGGTGATGGACCTCTCGACCGGCAAGGACATCCACGAGACGCGGCAGTGGATTCTCCGCAATTCGCCGGTCCCGATCGGGACGGTGCCGATCTATCAGGCGCTCGAGAAGGTCGGCGGCATTGCCGAGGACCTCACCTGGGAGGTCTACCGCGACACCTTGATCGAGCAGGCCGAGCAGGGCGTCGACTACTTCACCGTGCACGCCGGTGTGCTGCTCCGCTACATCCCGATGACCGCCAACCGCATGACCGGCATCGTCTCGCGCGGTGGCAGCATCATCGCGAAGTGGTGCCTGGCGCACCATCAGGAGTCGTTCCTCTACACCCGCTTCCGCGAGATCTGCGAGATCATGCAGGCGTACGACGTCTCGTTCTCGCTGGGTGACGGCCTCCGCCCCGGCTCGATCGCCGACGCCAACGACGAGGCGCAGTTCGCCGAGCTGAAGACGCAGGGCGAGCTGACCAAGATCGCGTGGGAGTACGACGTGCAGGTGATGAACGAGGGGCCCGGCCATGTGCCGATGCACCTCATCAAGGAAAACATGGAGAAGCAGCTCGAGTGGTGCGGCGAGGCGCCGTTCTACACGCTCGGGCCGCTCACCACCGATATCGCGCCGGGCTACGACCACATCACCAGCGCCATCGGCGCCGCGATGATCGGCTGGTACGGCACCGCGATGCTCTGCTACGTGACGCCGAAGGAGCACCTCGGCCTCCCGAACCGCGACGACGTGAAGACCGGCGTGATCACCTACAAGATCGCGGCGCACGCGGCCGACCTCGCCAAGGGCCATCCCAGCGCGCAGCGCCGCGACGATGCCCTCAGCAAGGCGCGCTTCGAATTCCGCTGGCGCGACCAGTTCCACCTCGCCCTCGACCCGCAGACCGCGCTCGCCTATCACGACGAGACGCTGCCGGCCGAAGGCGCCAAGGTGGCCCACTTCTGCTCGATGTGCGGCCCGAAGTTCTGCTCGATGCGGATCTCGCAGGACATCCGCGACGCCGCCAAGGCCGGCATGGCCGAGAAGTCGGCGGAGTTCCGGGCCAAGGGAAGCGAGATTTACCTGTGA
- a CDS encoding amidohydrolase family protein: protein MRGLIRSATTSAVVALLAASPLTAQLGSFNPRPGPQGTFAIRNARIVPVSGPEIANGTLVISGGKITAVGANAVIPAGAQIIDGTGLSVYPGMMDAANEIGLSEIPQGANATMDASEVGSFNPQARAINGFNPHSAVIGVTRVVGITHILSRPSGGVIAGAAALMNLAGDTPPSMAVVPQAAMVLTLPGGGGGRGGGGGGGFGGGGGGGGAATAQRDSLKQLLDDARAYGKAIAAANADKALPRPTHDLTLEALGPVVNGTMPVLIAGTSAANIRDIIAFADSQKIRPIILGGRDALQVSALLKEKNVPVLLTGVRALPGREDDPYDVNYTLPAKLVAAGVRFAITSGEETPDTRDLPYVAGVAAAFGLSHEDALKSVTLWPAEIYGVGDKLGSLEVGKIANVVVTTGDMLEARTETKYLFIDGRMVPLDTKHTQLYEMFKGRP from the coding sequence ATGCGCGGCCTCATCCGTTCTGCCACGACGAGCGCGGTCGTCGCGCTGCTCGCGGCCTCGCCGCTCACGGCCCAGCTGGGCTCCTTCAATCCGCGTCCCGGCCCGCAGGGAACGTTCGCCATTCGCAATGCGCGGATCGTCCCGGTCAGCGGTCCCGAGATCGCGAACGGCACGCTGGTGATCAGCGGCGGCAAGATCACGGCGGTCGGCGCCAACGCGGTGATTCCCGCCGGCGCGCAGATCATCGACGGCACCGGCCTCTCGGTCTATCCGGGAATGATGGACGCCGCCAACGAGATCGGCCTCTCGGAGATTCCGCAGGGCGCCAATGCCACGATGGATGCCAGCGAGGTCGGGTCGTTCAACCCGCAGGCGCGGGCGATCAACGGCTTCAACCCGCACAGTGCCGTCATCGGCGTGACGCGCGTGGTGGGGATCACGCACATCCTGTCGCGGCCGAGCGGCGGCGTGATCGCCGGTGCCGCGGCGCTGATGAATCTGGCCGGTGACACCCCGCCGTCGATGGCGGTGGTGCCGCAGGCGGCGATGGTGCTCACGCTGCCCGGTGGTGGCGGCGGGCGGGGCGGCGGCGGGGGCGGTGGATTCGGTGGCGGCGGCGGTGGTGGCGGCGCGGCGACGGCGCAGCGCGACTCGCTCAAGCAGTTGCTCGACGACGCGCGCGCCTACGGCAAGGCGATTGCCGCAGCGAACGCCGACAAGGCGCTCCCGCGGCCGACCCACGACCTGACGCTCGAGGCCCTGGGGCCGGTGGTGAACGGCACGATGCCGGTGCTGATCGCCGGCACCAGCGCCGCGAACATCCGCGACATCATCGCCTTCGCCGACTCGCAGAAGATCCGGCCGATCATCCTCGGCGGCCGCGATGCGCTGCAGGTGTCGGCGCTGCTCAAGGAGAAGAACGTCCCGGTGCTGCTGACCGGGGTGCGCGCCCTGCCGGGTCGCGAGGACGATCCGTACGACGTCAACTACACGCTGCCCGCCAAGCTCGTGGCGGCGGGGGTGCGCTTCGCGATCACCTCCGGCGAAGAGACGCCCGACACGCGCGACCTCCCCTACGTGGCGGGTGTCGCGGCCGCCTTCGGCCTCAGCCATGAGGATGCGCTCAAGAGCGTCACCCTCTGGCCGGCCGAGATCTATGGTGTGGGCGACAAGCTGGGGTCGCTCGAGGTCGGCAAGATCGCCAACGTCGTGGTCACCACGGGCGACATGCTCGAGGCGCGCACCGAGACGAAGTATCTCTTCATCGACGGGCGGATGGTGCCGTTGGACACCAAGCACACGCAGCTGTACGAGATGTTCAAGGGGAGGCCGTAA
- a CDS encoding amidohydrolase family protein, producing the protein MTTTFEAPMMKSAVALALLVAAPALSGQAPRAAAPATLIRNATVLTVTKGTLAGTDVLLQNGKIAQIGKNLTAPAGATTIDGTGKFLMPGIIDPHSHMMSDATNEGSLSVTSMVRMHDALNPTAPNIYRALAGGTTMLNILHGSANTIGGQNAVVKLKWGRTAQEMLVPGAMPGIKFALGENVTRKNSQTVIVQGQPAAPRRYPTTRMGQEVILRDAFTRARDYQAAWADYRARLAKKEAGLIAPRRDLELEPLVEVLEGKRWVHAHSYRADEMLMLLNLADDFGFKIKTLQHGLEGYKIASEIAKHGAGLSTFADSWGYKIEAYDAIPYNVAILVRHGVLTTINSDDDGRARRLNIDAAKMVRYGALTEDEALRIITYNGAVQLGLENRVGSIEVGKEADVVLWNAHPLSVYASPDYTFIDGELFFSKAMDAEQRAARLAERTELEKAEPNQAPSGRGGAGGRGGAGTPPAMPSKENR; encoded by the coding sequence ATGACCACCACTTTCGAGGCACCCATGATGAAGTCCGCCGTGGCGCTGGCGTTGCTGGTGGCCGCGCCCGCGCTGTCGGGCCAGGCGCCGCGCGCCGCGGCCCCCGCGACGCTGATCCGCAACGCCACCGTCCTCACGGTGACCAAGGGGACGCTCGCCGGCACCGACGTGCTGCTGCAGAACGGCAAGATCGCGCAGATCGGGAAGAACCTGACGGCACCAGCCGGCGCGACGACGATCGACGGCACGGGGAAGTTCCTGATGCCGGGGATCATCGATCCGCATTCGCACATGATGAGCGACGCGACGAACGAGGGCTCGCTCTCGGTGACGTCGATGGTGCGGATGCACGACGCGCTCAACCCGACGGCGCCGAACATCTACCGCGCGCTCGCCGGCGGCACCACGATGCTCAACATCCTCCACGGCTCGGCGAACACCATCGGCGGGCAGAACGCCGTCGTGAAGCTCAAGTGGGGGCGCACGGCGCAGGAGATGCTCGTGCCGGGCGCGATGCCGGGGATCAAGTTCGCCCTCGGCGAGAACGTGACCCGGAAGAACAGCCAGACGGTGATCGTGCAGGGGCAGCCCGCGGCCCCGCGCCGCTATCCGACGACGCGCATGGGCCAGGAAGTGATCCTGCGCGACGCCTTCACCCGGGCGCGGGACTACCAGGCGGCGTGGGCAGACTATCGGGCGCGGCTCGCGAAGAAGGAGGCGGGGCTGATCGCGCCGCGCCGCGACCTGGAGCTCGAGCCGCTGGTCGAGGTGCTCGAGGGGAAGCGGTGGGTCCACGCGCACTCGTATCGCGCCGACGAGATGCTGATGCTGCTCAACCTCGCCGATGACTTCGGCTTCAAGATCAAGACGCTGCAGCACGGCCTCGAGGGCTACAAGATCGCCTCGGAGATTGCCAAGCACGGCGCCGGGCTCTCGACGTTCGCCGACAGCTGGGGCTACAAGATCGAGGCGTACGATGCGATTCCCTACAACGTCGCGATCCTGGTGCGCCATGGCGTGCTGACGACGATCAATTCCGACGACGACGGCCGGGCACGCCGCCTGAACATCGACGCCGCGAAGATGGTGCGCTACGGCGCGCTGACCGAGGACGAGGCGCTGCGCATCATCACCTACAACGGCGCGGTGCAGCTCGGCCTCGAGAACCGGGTCGGCTCGATCGAGGTGGGGAAGGAAGCCGACGTGGTGCTGTGGAATGCGCACCCGCTGAGCGTCTATGCCTCGCCGGACTACACCTTCATCGACGGTGAGCTCTTCTTCTCGAAGGCGATGGACGCCGAGCAGCGCGCGGCGCGCCTTGCCGAGCGCACCGAACTCGAGAAGGCCGAACCCAATCAGGCCCCGAGCGGCCGCGGCGGCGCCGGTGGCCGCGGTGGTGCCGGGACTCCCCCCGCCATGCCCTCGAAGGAGAACCGCTGA
- a CDS encoding amidohydrolase family protein, translating to MVSLLRVAGVVTCVATIASPLSAQRNAPAAYAITNARLVPVSSPAIDQGTVVIRGGLIVAVGATVAVPADARVIDGTGLTVYPGLIDGFGTLGLPSATPAAAGAAAPPGGGGGRGGGGAAAPRAPNSTQAVGLQPELAVVNELGPDAASFTAARAAGFTTAFTSIGGGVFRGQSAVINLDGTDVSAMVVKSGMTQQLAFSRGGGGGGFPGSLFGVFAAIRQELLDAQRYREVTAAYARSPKGMVRPAYDPSMVALQPVLARQIPMVMLANTQREIERALDLAKEFNLRVIIAGGTEAWKVAGRLKAENVPVLLTVNFPRRTTTPAADADPDPLRVLRERVEAPKGPAVLEAAGVTYAFTSGGAFPEFLANVRRAVGGGLTTEQALKAMTTTPAQLFGIADRMGALEAGRIANLTITKGDLFALGSTVQQLFIDGQPIAIPVTAPTAGAGAGGGRGARPGTLEGQWTARIAFDGAEREVTFTLTQDGASLGGVLEGTFGSAVLEEGSIAADGTFRFAAWLMHHDGLERAQFRGTRRGDALVGEVAVQGHGTSRFTGSQER from the coding sequence ATGGTTTCGCTGCTCCGCGTCGCGGGGGTGGTGACGTGCGTCGCCACGATCGCATCGCCGCTCTCCGCCCAGCGCAACGCCCCGGCGGCCTACGCCATCACCAATGCCCGATTGGTCCCGGTCTCGTCGCCGGCGATCGACCAGGGCACGGTGGTCATCCGCGGCGGTTTGATCGTCGCGGTCGGCGCCACGGTCGCCGTTCCCGCCGATGCCCGCGTGATTGATGGCACGGGCCTGACGGTCTACCCTGGCCTGATTGATGGCTTCGGCACGCTCGGTCTGCCGTCGGCGACGCCGGCCGCGGCCGGTGCTGCCGCCCCGCCGGGAGGTGGCGGCGGGCGTGGCGGTGGTGGTGCCGCGGCGCCACGGGCGCCGAATTCGACCCAGGCGGTGGGGTTGCAGCCGGAACTCGCGGTGGTCAACGAACTCGGGCCGGACGCCGCGTCGTTCACCGCGGCGCGCGCGGCAGGCTTCACCACGGCGTTCACCTCGATCGGTGGCGGCGTCTTCCGCGGGCAGTCGGCGGTGATCAACCTCGACGGCACCGACGTCTCGGCGATGGTGGTGAAGAGCGGGATGACGCAGCAGCTCGCCTTCTCGCGCGGCGGCGGTGGGGGCGGCTTCCCGGGATCGTTGTTCGGCGTCTTCGCGGCGATCCGACAGGAGCTGCTCGACGCGCAGCGCTATCGCGAGGTGACGGCCGCGTATGCGCGGAGTCCGAAGGGAATGGTGCGGCCGGCCTACGATCCCTCGATGGTGGCGCTGCAGCCGGTGCTCGCGCGGCAGATCCCGATGGTGATGCTCGCCAACACGCAGCGCGAAATCGAGCGTGCGCTCGACCTCGCGAAGGAGTTCAACCTGCGCGTGATCATCGCGGGCGGGACCGAGGCGTGGAAGGTGGCGGGACGGCTCAAGGCGGAGAACGTCCCGGTGCTGCTGACGGTCAACTTCCCGCGCCGCACGACGACGCCGGCCGCGGACGCCGACCCCGATCCGCTGCGCGTGCTGCGCGAGCGCGTCGAGGCGCCGAAGGGCCCGGCCGTGCTGGAGGCGGCCGGCGTGACCTACGCCTTCACCTCGGGCGGGGCCTTCCCCGAGTTCCTCGCGAATGTCCGCCGCGCCGTCGGGGGTGGCTTGACCACGGAGCAGGCGCTCAAGGCGATGACGACGACGCCGGCGCAGCTCTTCGGCATCGCCGATCGGATGGGTGCGCTCGAAGCGGGTCGGATCGCCAACCTGACGATCACCAAGGGCGATCTCTTCGCCCTGGGCAGCACGGTGCAGCAGCTCTTCATCGATGGCCAGCCGATCGCGATTCCGGTGACGGCGCCGACGGCGGGAGCGGGGGCGGGTGGTGGACGTGGTGCGCGGCCGGGCACGCTGGAAGGCCAGTGGACCGCGCGGATCGCCTTCGACGGCGCCGAGCGTGAGGTCACCTTCACGTTGACGCAGGACGGGGCGTCGCTCGGTGGCGTGCTCGAGGGGACGTTCGGGTCGGCCGTGCTCGAGGAAGGCAGCATCGCGGCGGACGGCACCTTCCGCTTCGCCGCCTGGCTGATGCATCACGACGGACTGGAGCGGGCGCAGTTCCGCGGCACGCGGCGGGGCGATGCCCTCGTCGGCGAGGTCGCGGTCCAGGGCCATGGCACGTCGCGCTTCACCGGCAGCCAGGAGCGCTGA